The Microbacterium sp. LWH7-1.2 genome window below encodes:
- the cydD gene encoding thiol reductant ABC exporter subunit CydD, with product MSETDAPPRVNGKPVDPRLLRYASASRGFFVAIAAIAAAQTAVIVAFAWLLTRAITGAIAGMPWAELAPTLGALAIVVALRAVLLWVREAVAARAAARVQGQLRTALVAAIGVLGPQWLGARNSAALAVTAGRGLDALEAYFGRYLPQLVQTVVATPLILAVMWWQDWLSGLTVLLTLPLIPIFMVLIGLATRSVQQRQWRTLQHLASRFADTVQGLSTLKVFGRQHRAAASIERVTGEYRRETMRVLRVSFLSGFALEFLASIAVAIVAVSIGFRLIDGSLTLAVGLFVLLLAPEAYLPLRQVGVQFHAAAEGVAATDDVFDVLDAARGAGDGVPRSIPQTPGVSTAGARAPSAQRPGLKEPLVERVETRLAFPQTQGVSTAGARAPYAQRPGLKEPLVERVRNERVETPERGHRLVLDGTRVRRGERMLPPVDLAAGPGTVTLIEGPSGVGKSSLFAALRGAAAFDGEASWADTDLRALTPAEWLAWAGQRPGLLTGSIADNVTLGDAAPSSQTVLRALGLACADALDPAQELGVQGAGLSGGQAQRVAVARAFYRHLRGEAPVIALDEPSSALDPRTEGRLWRNIRLLADEGATVLLISHRTSALAIADQVVRLEPSEVLA from the coding sequence ATGAGTGAGACGGATGCCCCGCCTCGCGTGAACGGCAAACCTGTCGACCCGCGGTTGCTGCGGTACGCGAGCGCCTCTCGCGGTTTCTTCGTCGCGATAGCCGCGATCGCGGCGGCGCAGACCGCGGTGATCGTCGCGTTCGCGTGGTTGCTGACGCGCGCGATCACCGGGGCCATCGCCGGGATGCCGTGGGCCGAACTCGCGCCGACGCTCGGCGCGCTCGCGATCGTCGTCGCTCTCCGCGCCGTGCTGCTGTGGGTGCGCGAAGCCGTCGCCGCTCGCGCGGCCGCACGCGTGCAGGGGCAGCTGCGGACGGCGCTCGTCGCGGCGATCGGCGTGCTCGGTCCGCAATGGCTCGGCGCCCGCAACTCGGCGGCCCTCGCGGTGACCGCCGGACGAGGGCTCGACGCACTGGAGGCGTACTTCGGCCGGTACCTGCCGCAGCTCGTGCAGACGGTGGTCGCGACGCCGCTGATCCTCGCGGTGATGTGGTGGCAGGACTGGCTGTCAGGGCTGACCGTGCTGCTCACGCTCCCGCTCATCCCCATCTTCATGGTGCTCATCGGCCTGGCCACGCGCTCGGTGCAGCAGCGGCAGTGGCGCACCCTCCAGCACCTCGCCTCACGGTTCGCCGACACGGTGCAGGGGCTGTCGACGCTCAAGGTGTTCGGCCGTCAGCACCGGGCCGCGGCATCCATCGAACGGGTCACCGGCGAGTACCGCCGCGAGACGATGCGCGTGCTGCGCGTCTCGTTCCTCTCGGGGTTCGCGCTCGAGTTCCTCGCGTCGATCGCCGTCGCGATCGTCGCGGTGTCGATCGGGTTCCGGCTCATCGACGGATCGCTGACCCTGGCGGTCGGGTTGTTCGTGCTGCTGCTCGCTCCCGAGGCATACCTGCCGCTGCGGCAGGTCGGTGTGCAGTTCCACGCCGCCGCCGAGGGCGTGGCAGCGACCGACGACGTGTTCGACGTGCTCGACGCCGCGCGGGGTGCGGGCGACGGGGTGCCCCGGTCGATCCCGCAGACCCCGGGCGTTTCGACTGCGGGCGCGAGAGCGCCCTCCGCTCAACGACCGGGACTAAAGGAACCGCTCGTTGAGCGAGTCGAAACGCGCCTGGCATTCCCGCAGACCCAGGGCGTTTCGACTGCGGGCGCGAGAGCGCCCTACGCTCAACGACCGGGACTGAAGGAACCGCTCGTTGAGCGAGTGAGGAACGAACGAGTCGAAACGCCTGAGCGCGGTCATCGCCTCGTCCTCGACGGCACGCGCGTGCGACGCGGAGAGCGGATGCTGCCGCCCGTCGACCTGGCGGCCGGCCCGGGCACCGTCACCCTCATCGAGGGGCCGAGCGGGGTCGGCAAGTCCAGCCTCTTCGCCGCGCTGCGGGGAGCGGCCGCGTTCGACGGGGAGGCGTCGTGGGCAGACACCGACCTGCGTGCCCTCACACCGGCCGAGTGGCTCGCGTGGGCTGGTCAGCGTCCTGGCCTGCTCACCGGCAGCATCGCCGACAACGTCACCCTCGGCGATGCCGCACCAAGCTCTCAGACCGTGCTGCGCGCACTCGGCCTCGCCTGCGCCGATGCGCTCGACCCGGCGCAGGAGCTCGGCGTGCAGGGCGCGGGTCTCTCCGGCGGCCAGGCCCAGCGCGTCGCGGTCGCTCGTGCGTTCTACCGGCACCTGCGGGGGGAGGCCCCGGTGATCGCGCTCGACGAGCCCAGCTCAGCTCTCGACCCCCGGACAGAGGGCCGGCTGTGGCGCAACATCCGTCTCCTCGCCGACGAGGGCGCGACCGTGCTGCTGATCTCGCACCGCACGTCGGCGCTCGCCATCGCCGACCAGGTGGTGCGGCTCGAGCCGAGCGAGGTGCTCGCATGA
- a CDS encoding alpha/beta fold hydrolase, translated as MWSIPIIDGPVPWIVYGLAVAFFLVLLIRTPTKRWVLTALTALVVGALVGLGIGILADVTNAFGDAVPDPVVWWATATFAAIGIAVANLWRSPLWRKVVAVIGIVIFVIAGTIGINAFYNLNPTLGSLFGIIDDNPIVVPTSTATADPDAGPLYETFEPPADMPAKGQQGTQVIPATDSGFTARAAGVYLPPAALVADAPALPLVIMMMGHPGNPDPSYIAGVLDDFASKNNGLAPIVIVPDQLGPDGNDPACADSKAYGNAETYVTEDVVAWAKQNLHIIQDPKYWVIAGYSNGGGCAVKYLAKYPDQWKNLIDISGEPFPGSEDPGSVTTTIYGGDTAAFEAAKPIEIMKAAPSGTYDGMTAVFTTGSEDPTYIQAAKDVSSEAQTVGMTVTYYEVPGAGHVGDALTGGLQEGVTVMYPVLGLSAK; from the coding sequence ATGTGGAGCATCCCGATCATCGACGGTCCGGTGCCCTGGATCGTCTACGGCCTCGCCGTCGCGTTCTTCCTGGTGCTGCTCATCCGCACGCCCACCAAGCGGTGGGTGCTGACCGCGCTCACCGCGCTGGTCGTCGGTGCGCTCGTCGGTCTCGGCATCGGGATCCTCGCGGACGTGACGAATGCGTTCGGCGACGCGGTCCCCGACCCCGTGGTGTGGTGGGCGACCGCCACCTTCGCCGCGATCGGCATCGCGGTGGCGAACCTCTGGCGCTCGCCGCTCTGGCGCAAGGTCGTGGCTGTGATCGGCATCGTCATCTTCGTGATCGCGGGAACGATCGGCATCAACGCGTTCTACAACCTGAATCCGACCCTGGGCAGCCTGTTCGGCATCATCGACGACAACCCGATCGTCGTCCCGACCAGCACCGCGACCGCCGATCCCGACGCGGGCCCGCTGTACGAGACGTTCGAACCGCCCGCCGACATGCCCGCGAAGGGGCAGCAGGGCACGCAGGTCATCCCCGCGACCGACTCGGGCTTCACCGCCCGAGCGGCGGGCGTCTACCTGCCGCCGGCGGCGCTGGTCGCGGACGCCCCCGCCCTTCCGCTGGTCATCATGATGATGGGCCACCCGGGCAACCCCGACCCGAGCTACATCGCCGGCGTCCTCGACGACTTCGCGTCGAAGAACAACGGGCTCGCGCCGATCGTCATCGTTCCCGATCAGCTCGGACCCGATGGGAACGACCCCGCGTGCGCCGATTCGAAGGCCTACGGCAACGCCGAGACCTACGTCACCGAGGACGTCGTCGCGTGGGCGAAGCAGAACCTGCACATCATCCAGGACCCGAAGTACTGGGTCATCGCGGGCTACTCCAACGGCGGCGGCTGCGCCGTGAAGTACCTCGCCAAATACCCCGACCAGTGGAAGAACCTCATCGACATCTCGGGCGAGCCGTTCCCCGGATCGGAGGATCCCGGGAGCGTCACCACGACGATCTACGGCGGCGACACTGCGGCGTTCGAGGCGGCCAAGCCGATCGAGATCATGAAGGCCGCCCCCTCCGGGACCTACGACGGCATGACCGCGGTGTTCACCACCGGCTCGGAGGATCCGACCTACATCCAGGCTGCCAAGGACGTGTCGTCCGAGGCGCAGACCGTGGGTATGACGGTCACGTACTACGAGGTGCCCGGTGCCGGTCATGTCGGCGATGCGCTGACGGGCGGACTGCAGGAGGGGGTCACCGTGATGTATCCGGTTCTGGGGCTGTCGGCCAAGTGA
- the cydB gene encoding cytochrome d ubiquinol oxidase subunit II translates to MDLAYLWFWIVGFLFVGYFVLDGFDFGVGMSLPFLGRNDISRRQVINTIGPVWDLNETWVIVAGACLFAAFPEWYATLFSGFYLALLLILLALILRGVSFEYRHQRDSLRWKKGFDTMIVVGSAVPALLWGVAVANIVQGVPLDADHEFTGSLLTLLNPYGLLGGLTTLLLFFTHGVYFVALKTDGQVAADARRLAGRAGLLTIVVAAAFLVWTVGMAFSEGRDFAMITAVLSAVAAVLLIASWISNARGREGWAFGFGAFTIVTAVLAVWFALFPYVMPSTGDPSGSLTIENASSTDYTLTIMSWAALIFLPLVLAYQGWTYWIFRKRVTRSRIEQAATAPAH, encoded by the coding sequence ATGGATCTCGCCTACCTCTGGTTCTGGATCGTCGGCTTCCTCTTCGTCGGCTACTTCGTGCTCGACGGGTTCGACTTCGGCGTCGGCATGTCGTTGCCGTTCCTCGGCAGGAACGACATCAGTCGTCGCCAGGTCATCAACACGATCGGCCCCGTGTGGGACCTCAACGAGACCTGGGTCATCGTCGCCGGCGCCTGCCTGTTCGCGGCGTTCCCCGAGTGGTACGCGACGCTCTTCAGCGGGTTCTACCTCGCGCTGCTGCTGATCCTGCTCGCGCTGATCCTCCGCGGCGTCTCGTTCGAGTACCGGCACCAGCGCGATTCGCTCAGGTGGAAGAAGGGCTTCGACACGATGATCGTGGTCGGCTCCGCAGTGCCGGCGCTGCTGTGGGGCGTGGCCGTCGCGAACATCGTGCAGGGGGTGCCGCTGGACGCGGACCACGAGTTCACCGGTTCGCTGCTGACCCTGCTCAACCCGTACGGTCTGCTCGGCGGTCTGACCACGCTGCTGCTGTTCTTCACCCACGGCGTGTACTTCGTGGCGCTGAAGACCGACGGCCAAGTCGCCGCCGACGCCCGTCGTCTGGCTGGGCGAGCGGGTCTTCTCACGATCGTGGTCGCCGCCGCCTTCCTCGTGTGGACTGTCGGCATGGCGTTCTCCGAGGGCCGCGACTTCGCGATGATCACGGCGGTCCTCTCGGCCGTGGCGGCCGTGCTCCTCATCGCCTCGTGGATCTCGAACGCCCGCGGCCGAGAGGGCTGGGCGTTCGGGTTCGGCGCGTTCACGATCGTGACCGCCGTGCTCGCCGTGTGGTTCGCGCTGTTCCCGTACGTCATGCCTTCCACAGGCGATCCGTCGGGATCCCTCACGATCGAGAACGCGTCCAGCACCGACTACACGCTGACGATCATGTCGTGGGCGGCTCTCATCTTCCTGCCGCTGGTGCTCGCCTATCAGGGCTGGACGTACTGGATATTCCGCAAGCGCGTCACCCGCTCCCGCATCGAGCAGGCTGCGACGGCGCCCGCGCACTGA
- a CDS encoding cytochrome ubiquinol oxidase subunit I yields MDLLDPLLLARWQFGLTTLYHFLFVPLTLGMALTVAIFQTAWFRTGNAKWLHLTRFFGKIFLINFAMGVVTGIVQEFQFGMNWSSYSRFVGDVFGAPLAFEGLMAFFFEATFIGLWIFGWDKLPKALHLASIWIATIGAWFSAYFILAANAFMQNPVGFKMAEDGSRAEMTDFFAVLTNPVALAALPHTLFAAFMMTAGVIVSISAWHLLRKQNVEMMRSSLKFGLWGLIAAFAGVAISGDQLSLVMVATQPMKMAAAEAMFNSACGADASFSIFTLGTPDGTSELFSIRVPYLLALLSTHSFDGCVEGINDLNNLYTTELFPQFADQVDGNFAPILWVTYWAFRWMIGLGGVAALVAVVGLWLTRKKATREVPAWAWRLAIWAWPASLLAILVGWVFTEMGRQPWIVFSLMLTEDGVSPSVPGWTVLISLTAFTLIYAALAVVEFGLILKTTTAGPEPLPEPGAPDARDLAVEDTPTTVY; encoded by the coding sequence GTGGATCTGCTGGACCCCCTGCTGCTGGCACGCTGGCAGTTCGGCCTCACGACGCTGTACCACTTCCTCTTCGTCCCCCTCACGCTCGGCATGGCGCTGACGGTCGCGATCTTCCAGACCGCGTGGTTCCGCACCGGCAACGCGAAGTGGCTCCATCTCACGCGCTTCTTCGGGAAGATCTTCCTGATCAACTTCGCGATGGGCGTCGTGACGGGCATCGTGCAGGAGTTCCAGTTCGGCATGAACTGGTCGTCCTACTCGCGGTTCGTCGGAGACGTGTTCGGGGCGCCGCTCGCCTTCGAGGGCCTGATGGCCTTCTTCTTCGAGGCGACGTTCATCGGCCTCTGGATCTTCGGCTGGGACAAGCTGCCCAAGGCGCTGCACCTCGCGAGCATCTGGATCGCGACGATCGGCGCGTGGTTCTCGGCGTACTTCATCCTCGCCGCGAACGCGTTCATGCAGAACCCCGTCGGCTTCAAGATGGCCGAGGATGGCTCGCGCGCCGAGATGACCGACTTCTTCGCGGTGCTGACGAACCCCGTGGCCCTCGCGGCGCTCCCCCACACCCTGTTCGCGGCGTTCATGATGACCGCGGGAGTGATCGTCTCGATCTCGGCCTGGCACCTGCTGCGCAAGCAGAACGTCGAGATGATGCGCTCTTCGCTGAAGTTCGGCCTGTGGGGACTGATCGCCGCTTTCGCCGGTGTCGCGATCTCGGGCGACCAGCTCAGCCTCGTCATGGTCGCGACGCAGCCGATGAAGATGGCCGCTGCCGAGGCGATGTTCAACAGCGCCTGCGGAGCGGACGCCTCGTTCTCGATCTTCACGCTCGGCACACCCGACGGGACGAGCGAGCTGTTCTCGATCCGCGTGCCCTACCTGCTGGCGCTGCTGTCGACGCACTCGTTCGACGGCTGCGTCGAGGGGATCAACGACCTCAACAACCTCTACACGACCGAGCTGTTCCCGCAGTTCGCCGACCAGGTCGACGGCAACTTCGCGCCCATCCTGTGGGTCACCTACTGGGCGTTCCGCTGGATGATCGGCCTCGGCGGCGTCGCCGCGCTCGTCGCGGTCGTCGGCCTCTGGCTCACGCGCAAGAAGGCCACGCGCGAGGTTCCCGCCTGGGCCTGGCGTCTGGCTATCTGGGCGTGGCCGGCATCCCTCCTCGCCATCCTCGTGGGCTGGGTCTTCACCGAGATGGGCCGTCAGCCGTGGATCGTGTTCAGCCTCATGCTGACCGAGGACGGCGTCTCGCCCTCGGTGCCCGGATGGACCGTGCTCATCTCGCTGACCGCGTTCACGCTGATCTATGCGGCGCTTGCGGTGGTCGAGTTCGGCCTCATCCTCAAGACGACCACCGCGGGTCCTGAACCCCTCCCCGAGCCGGGGGCGCCGGACGCGCGCGACCTGGCGGTCGAAGACACCCCGACGACGGTCTACTAA
- the moaA gene encoding GTP 3',8-cyclase MoaA produces MSAIPVTIGRRVPVSAASADVGVSAAAGVAAPAATIGAPLVDTHGRVHRDLRISLTDRCSLRCTYCMPEQGNEWLAKSSIVSLDEIVRIARVAAADGITTFRLTGGEPLLRADIVEVVRRLAAITGPGGRPVEIAMTTNGIRLAELLPGLVDAGLDRLNISIDTLRRDRFHALTRRDRLDDVLAGIAAAAASGLRPVKLNAVAMRDVNDDELVDLVEFATGHDAQMRFIEQMPLDAGHTWDRSRMVTQDEILATLRGRWTLTPVPGRGGAPAARWLLDGGPHSVGVIASVTAPFCGDCDRLRLTADGQLRNCLFSATEYDLLPILRGGGEDGQVDGMLRSCVHGKLPGHAINDPSFLQPVRGMNAIGG; encoded by the coding sequence GTGAGTGCGATCCCGGTGACGATCGGGCGGCGGGTGCCTGTTTCCGCGGCATCCGCTGATGTCGGCGTGTCCGCGGCGGCGGGGGTCGCTGCGCCGGCTGCCACGATCGGTGCCCCGTTGGTGGACACGCATGGGCGGGTGCATCGGGATCTGCGGATCTCGTTGACGGATCGGTGCTCTCTGCGGTGCACGTACTGCATGCCGGAGCAGGGCAACGAGTGGCTGGCGAAGTCGAGCATTGTGAGCCTGGACGAGATCGTGCGTATCGCGAGGGTGGCGGCGGCGGACGGGATCACGACGTTCCGGCTCACCGGTGGCGAGCCGCTGCTGCGGGCCGACATCGTGGAGGTGGTGCGCCGGCTCGCGGCGATCACGGGTCCGGGTGGCCGGCCGGTGGAGATCGCGATGACCACGAACGGGATCCGGTTGGCGGAGCTGCTGCCGGGCCTGGTCGACGCGGGGCTTGACCGCCTGAACATCTCGATCGACACGCTGCGCCGGGACCGGTTCCACGCGCTGACCCGCCGGGACCGGCTGGATGATGTGCTGGCGGGGATCGCGGCGGCGGCGGCGTCGGGGTTGCGGCCGGTGAAGCTGAACGCGGTGGCGATGCGGGATGTGAACGACGACGAGCTGGTCGATCTGGTGGAGTTCGCGACCGGCCACGATGCGCAGATGCGGTTCATCGAGCAGATGCCGTTGGATGCCGGGCACACCTGGGACCGGTCGCGGATGGTGACGCAGGACGAGATCCTCGCGACGCTCCGCGGGCGGTGGACGCTGACTCCGGTGCCGGGTCGGGGCGGTGCGCCGGCGGCTCGGTGGCTGCTGGATGGCGGGCCGCATTCGGTGGGGGTGATCGCGTCGGTGACGGCGCCGTTCTGCGGCGACTGCGACCGGTTGCGGCTCACCGCGGACGGGCAGTTGCGCAACTGCCTGTTCTCGGCCACCGAGTACGACCTGCTGCCGATCCTGCGTGGCGGTGGTGAGGACGGGCAGGTGGATGGGATGCTGCGTTCCTGTGTGCACGGCAAGCTGCCGGGGCATGCGATCAACGACCCGTCGTTCCTGCAGCCGGTGCGCGGTATGAACGCGATCGGCGGCTGA
- the fdhD gene encoding formate dehydrogenase accessory sulfurtransferase FdhD produces MGRITTRTPVTRIVLNDGDAVVRRRADTLVVEEPLEIRVAGEPLTVTMRTPGNDIELAAGFLVSEGVISAAADLRSAIHCGGPGTGSVPPTPLLTIGVGPVPAVVAPAASTENTYNVLDIALAPELAPLVTDIARNFYTTSSCGVCGTASIEAIEKQSRYDVGADAAAVDAALLTGLPDELRAGQQVFDKTGGLHAAALFDAASGELLVLREDVGRHNAVDKVIGWAVLDDRLPLSGTVLQVSGRVSFELVQKAVMAGIPILSAVSAPSSLAVELAAASGLTLVGFVRGSSMNVYSRPGRVRVAAPVR; encoded by the coding sequence ATGGGCCGCATCACCACCCGCACCCCCGTCACCCGCATCGTACTGAACGACGGTGACGCCGTCGTGCGTCGCCGCGCCGACACGCTCGTGGTCGAGGAGCCGCTCGAGATCCGCGTCGCGGGGGAGCCGCTGACCGTCACGATGCGCACCCCCGGAAACGACATCGAGCTCGCGGCCGGGTTCCTGGTGTCGGAAGGCGTGATCTCCGCGGCCGCCGATCTCCGCTCCGCGATCCACTGCGGTGGACCGGGCACGGGCTCGGTACCGCCGACGCCGCTGCTGACGATCGGCGTCGGCCCCGTGCCGGCGGTCGTGGCGCCGGCGGCGTCGACGGAGAACACCTACAACGTGCTCGACATCGCGCTCGCTCCCGAACTCGCGCCGCTCGTGACCGACATCGCCCGCAACTTCTACACCACGAGCTCGTGCGGTGTCTGCGGCACGGCGTCGATCGAGGCGATCGAGAAGCAGTCCCGCTACGACGTCGGCGCGGATGCCGCCGCGGTGGACGCCGCACTTCTCACGGGTCTGCCCGACGAGCTGCGGGCGGGGCAACAGGTGTTCGACAAGACCGGGGGTCTCCACGCCGCGGCCCTGTTCGACGCCGCGTCCGGCGAGCTCCTCGTGCTGCGCGAGGACGTCGGCCGGCACAACGCCGTCGACAAGGTGATCGGCTGGGCCGTGCTCGACGACCGGCTGCCCCTCAGCGGAACCGTGCTGCAGGTCTCGGGCCGGGTGAGCTTCGAACTCGTCCAGAAAGCGGTGATGGCCGGCATCCCGATCCTGTCAGCGGTCTCAGCGCCGTCGTCCCTGGCCGTCGAGCTGGCCGCAGCGTCCGGGCTCACCCTCGTCGGGTTCGTACGCGGGTCGTCGATGAACGTCTACTCCCGCCCGGGGCGCGTGCGGGTGGCCGCGCCGGTGCGCTGA